In the genome of Flavobacteriaceae bacterium YJPT1-3, the window AGCTATTTTGCCCCCCGTACAACTTTCAGCAGTAGCTAAAGTCGCCTTACGGTCAACTAGTAGTTTACCGATCTGCTCCTCCAAAGAATCCTGTTCTTCATAGCCCACGATGATATCTCCAATGATCGCCTCTAAACGTTCCAATTGGTGCTCTAAGCGCTGCTCCAACTCGGCTTTGTCGTTCCCCTTGGTACTTAAGCGCAGTCGCACCCTTCCCAAACTTGGCAGATACGCCAATTTTACTGCTGATGGAAGTTGGTCTTCCCAGGCTGCGATTCGCTCTGCAATGGCACTTTCACCCTGTCCGTAGGTGAGCACCGTACGGTGGAGAATGTAGGGTCGCTCGAAATGCTTCTGCAAACGGGGAAGTACTTCCTGTTCCATCAACGATTTCATCTCGTAGGGCACTCCAGGCATGGCGATATAAACGGTGCCCTCGTGCTCCATCCACATTCCTGGGGCGGTACCAAAACGATTTTTAAGAATGGTCGCTTTGCTGGGGACCATCGCCTGAGAGCGATTGGCCTCGAGAATAGGTGATTTGACATATTTTTTGAACAAATGCTCCACGTGATCCAGCACTTCCTGATCCAGAACGAGCTCGTCCTCAAAGAATTCACAAAAGGTATGCTTGGTCAGGTCGTCTTTCGTGGGCCCCAGTCCTCCGGTAAGGATGATCAGGTCTATCTTCGCCCGACCGCTCTGCGCTTCCCTTGGCGGGGAACCTTCCCTATCGGCAGTCCGGTCTTGCGGGCTCGCTTTCGCGAAAGCCAAAGCCTCCAGAATAGCGGCTCTGGAATCTTCAATAGAAAGCATCCTATGGACTTCGATACCGATCGCGTTCAGCTGCTGGGCAATGTAGGACGAATTGGTGTCAACGATTTGACCGATGAGGATCTCATCGCCTATGGTGATGATCTCAGCCCGCATTTACTTGTTAAAATCGCTCTTGATCTCCTCAATGGCGTGTGTAAGGGTGTGCGTGATCTCGTCAAGCTGGCTTTGGATGGCTGAAGTAGGACGGTTGGACTCGGACCATTTTTCCATAGCTCGAATCTGTTTTTGAAGGTCAATCCCGAACATCTCCAAATTGGGTTTCATCTTATGGGCAAATTGATAGGCCATTCGATGATTATCATTTTCAATTGCCGTTTGCATTTGTTGCAGATCCGGGGGGATTTCAGAGAGAAAAGTATCGACAATAACCTCTACAAAGCTCTCATCGCCTCCGGCTATTTCGCGTACCTGATCGATGTTATAATATTTTCCCATGTTATAAAATACTTATGGCAAAAGCCTCTCGTTCATTAATAAATCCTTTTAAGGCATCTCCTGATGCCACAGGCCCGACTCCAGAAGGGGTACCCGTAAACAGTACGTCACCGATCTTCAAGGTAAAATACTGCGAAACATAAGCCACCAATTCGTCAATCTTCCACATCATTTGAGCGGTGGTCGCCTCTTGTACTGTGTTTCCATTTTTCTCCAGTCGAAAGGGAATCCCGGTTTCCAAATCAAACTCCGATTTGGAGAACCATTTTCCAATGACTGCAGATCCGTCAAATGCCTTGGCTTTTTCCCAGGGCAGCCCTTTTTCTTTGCAGACTTGCTGTATATCACGGGCTGTAAAATCGATACCTAAGCCAATCTCCTGGTAATAACTATGTGCAAATTTAGGATCAATATACTTACCCAATTTACATATTTTCACCAACACCTCGACTTCATGATGCACATCGTCGCTAAACTCCGGAATAACGAAGGGATGCTTCTTGAGCAAGATGGCCGAATCAGGTTTTAAAAAAACCACCGGATGTTCCGGCTTCTCATTGTCCAGCTCCTTGACGTGTTCGGCATAATTCCGACCGATGCAAATGATTTTCATGTGCGTAAACCCGAATTAATTCAGTTTATTATTCAGTTTCCGTAATTTGATCGCGGTCAGGACTTTCTTCGTATAGAGTGGGAAATCGGCGTTTTGAATCCACCCAAAATAACCCGGTTCCTCATCCAATAATTCATCCACTACCCGACCCTTATGTTTTCCGAAAGAGATGATCTCTTTTCCCTCTTTATTGAAGGTTATGTAACCGGCAAAGTCGGCAAATTTTCTACGCGTACTGAATTCGGCCAGAAATTTCATGTCATTTTCGAGATCCTCATAACGGGCCACCTGCGCCTTCAGCACTTCGTAGGTCGCCTGTGTATCGGCCATGGCACTATGCGCGTCTTCGAGGTTTTTTTCGCAGTAAAACTTGTACGCCGCTACCAGGGTTCGCTGTTCCATTTTGTGGAAAATATTCTGCACATCAATGGCATTGCGATTGCCCATATCAAAATCAACGCCAGCCCGCAGAAGCTCTTCAGCCAATAAGGGAATATCAAAACGATTGGAATTGAACCCGGCCAGATCGGCATCTTTGATCCAGTTGTGGATCTCACTGGCAAGCTCATTAAATGTTGGGCAGTC includes:
- a CDS encoding CinA family nicotinamide mononucleotide deamidase-related protein, with product MRAEIITIGDEILIGQIVDTNSSYIAQQLNAIGIEVHRMLSIEDSRAAILEALAFAKASPQDRTADREGSPPREAQSGRAKIDLIILTGGLGPTKDDLTKHTFCEFFEDELVLDQEVLDHVEHLFKKYVKSPILEANRSQAMVPSKATILKNRFGTAPGMWMEHEGTVYIAMPGVPYEMKSLMEQEVLPRLQKHFERPYILHRTVLTYGQGESAIAERIAAWEDQLPSAVKLAYLPSLGRVRLRLSTKGNDKAELEQRLEHQLERLEAIIGDIIVGYEEQDSLEEQIGKLLVDRKATLATAESCTGGKIAQQITEHSGASAFFRGSVVAYATAIKSELLGVATAMIEEQGVVSEAVAKAMAEGAQRSLKSDYAIATTGVAGPNKGDDDTEVGVVYIGIATPHAVYAQRFEMGNHRERIIGKTVNKALEMLRKEILKN
- a CDS encoding Hpt domain-containing protein, with product MGKYYNIDQVREIAGGDESFVEVIVDTFLSEIPPDLQQMQTAIENDNHRMAYQFAHKMKPNLEMFGIDLQKQIRAMEKWSESNRPTSAIQSQLDEITHTLTHAIEEIKSDFNK
- a CDS encoding fumarylacetoacetate hydrolase family protein, which produces MKIICIGRNYAEHVKELDNEKPEHPVVFLKPDSAILLKKHPFVIPEFSDDVHHEVEVLVKICKLGKYIDPKFAHSYYQEIGLGIDFTARDIQQVCKEKGLPWEKAKAFDGSAVIGKWFSKSEFDLETGIPFRLEKNGNTVQEATTAQMMWKIDELVAYVSQYFTLKIGDVLFTGTPSGVGPVASGDALKGFINEREAFAISIL
- a CDS encoding 3'-5' exonuclease, which encodes MQLTLIRPLCIFDLETTGTQIATDRIVEMAIIKVYPDGREDQKTWRINPTIPIPPQVTQVHGISDEDVKDCPTFNELASEIHNWIKDADLAGFNSNRFDIPLLAEELLRAGVDFDMGNRNAIDVQNIFHKMEQRTLVAAYKFYCEKNLEDAHSAMADTQATYEVLKAQVARYEDLENDMKFLAEFSTRRKFADFAGYITFNKEGKEIISFGKHKGRVVDELLDEEPGYFGWIQNADFPLYTKKVLTAIKLRKLNNKLN